The following proteins come from a genomic window of Lolium rigidum isolate FL_2022 chromosome 5, APGP_CSIRO_Lrig_0.1, whole genome shotgun sequence:
- the LOC124652284 gene encoding MTOR-associated protein MEAK7-like produces the protein MGNSQGSSSSASSARFVTASRAFSKQALDDLRARFASLAERSGTQGRAISRPVFLEYFGVRGALGDRLFQLVAKEGCEEDGVTFEGLIICKATYERGTRDEADEFIFQLCDVMGDGALTRSDLESVLASIHETIFENNKEAGEGSNKRTSEAFLNSAVFSTNAEGVSEKTMSLSDFRNWCTVMPSLRKFLGSLLMPPDSGRAGFQVPLLHYPENISSELLLLNKEYAWHIGGGFSQHDVQEWRLLYHSSLHGQSFSTFLGNVTNGDAQTVLIIKDAEGSIFGAYASQPWERHSDFYGDMKTFLFKLYPEASIFRPTGANKNLQWCATNFTSENIPNGIGFGGKPHHFGLFLSAGFDQGHSFTSSTFTGPSLSNTNRFRPEVIECWGIQVKGSLDEKTELVKGTVLERFKEDRNMLKLIGMASASD, from the exons atGGGCAACTCACAGGGCTCCtcctcgtccgcctcctccgcccgctTCGTCACGGCCTCCAG GGCCTTCTCGAAGCAGGCGCTGGACGACCTCCGCGCGCGCTTCGCCTCGCTCGCCGAGCGGTCGGGGACCCAGGGCCGCGCCATCTCCCGCCCCGTCTTCCTC GAGTATTTCGGGGTACGCGGGGCGCTCGGCGACAGGCTGTTCCAGCTGGTGGCCAAGGAGGGCTGCGAGGAAGATGGGGTCACCTTCGAGGGTTTGATCATCTGCAAA GCAACATATGAAAGGGGAACTCGAGATGAGGCTGATGAGTTCATTTTTCAATTGTGCGATGTTATGGGAGATGGTGCCTTAACAAG GTCTGATCTGGAATCTGTATTGGCGTCCATTCACGAAACCATATTTGAAAATAACAAGGAAGCAGGGGAAGGTTCAAACAAGAGGACATCTGAAGCATTTCTCAACTCCGCAGTATTTTCAACGAATGCTGAAGGGGTCTCAGAGAAGACTATGTCATTATCAGACTTTAGAAACTGGTGTACAGTCATGCCATCACTCAGGAAGTTTCTCGGAAGTCTGTTGATGCCCCCTGATTCAG GCAGAGCTGGCTTCCAAGTGCCACTACTTCACTATCCAGAAAACATCTCCTCTGAGTTGCTACTTTTAAATAAGGAGTATGCTTGGCATATAGGAGGTGGCTTTTCTCAACATGATGTGCAAGAGTGGAGGCTTCTATATCACAGTTCTCTTCATGGACAAAGCTTCAGCACTTTCTTAGGCAATGTAAC GAATGGAGATGCACAGACTGTTCTAATCATTAAAGATGCAGAAGGTTCCATTTTTGGTGCATATGCATCACAACCATGGGAAAGGCACAGTGATTTTTATGGTGACATGAAGACATTCCTTTTCAAATTATATCCCGAAGCATCCATTTTTCGTCCTACAGGAGCAAACAAAAATTTACAATGG TGTGCTACAAACTTCACCTCTGAGAATATTCCAAATGGTATCGGCTTTGGAGGCAAGCCACATCACTTTGGCCTTTTCCTATCTGCTGGTTTCGATCAAGGGCACTCATTTACCTCCAGCACATTCACCGGTCCATCCCTTTCCAACACAAACAGGTTCAGGCCAGAAGTTATTGAATGTTGGGGGATACAAGTGAAGGGATCACTTGATGAAAAAACAGAGCTCGTCAAGGGTACAGTTCTTGAGAGATTCAAGGAGGATAGGAACATGCTGAAGCTTATCGGTATGGCAAGTGCGAGTGACTGA
- the LOC124656242 gene encoding transcription initiation factor IIB-like, with amino-acid sequence MESSHCKDCNVSTVIVLDHATGDTICSECGLVLDSHYVDEKPDWRTSTPFASNVDSYDPISVAESAINLKPKHNSTTAVRLEQRTFDHHQSLHGNILKSVDFSSHQPDTAFHYIADMADRLGIVDSIKLEAKNLYMKANDLKLFNIRKKHSVCAACLYIACRQANKARTIKEICTVTNGVTRKEVSRAKDLLVQHIEEKKGEFMEINSVRPRDLVRRFCSTLGMSNQAIQAAEEAANRVERLDIRRNAISIAGTIIYLISESSMEPRDKVSIKDICLVAGLTEVTIRYCHRELCGYASWLLETYLTAKK; translated from the exons ATGGAATCATCACACTGCAAAGATTGCAATGTTAGCACAGTGATAGTATTAGACCATGCAACTGGAGACACCATATGCTCAGAGTGCGGCCTTGTACTAGATAGCCATTACGTCGATGAGAAACCTGATTGGCGCACTTCTACCCCCTTTGCATCGAATGTTGATAGTTATGACCCTATATCTGTTGCAGAGTCTGCTATCAATCTTAAACCGAAACATAATTCTACCACTGCTGTGAGACTAGAGCAAAGAACATTTGATCACCACCAGTCTCTTCACGGCAATATACTGAAGAGTGTTGATTTTTCTTCTCATCAACCTGACACTGCGTTTCACTACATAGCTGATATGGctgatag GTTGGGCATTGTTGATAGCATAAAGCTTGAAGCAAAAAACCTGTACATGAAAGCAAACGATCTCAAGCTGTTTAATATAAGGAAGAAACATTCAGTCTGTGCTGCTTGCCTGTACATAGCATGCAGGCAAGCTAATAAGGCTCGAACTATAAAAG AGATTTGCACCGTCACAAATGGAGTTACAAGGAAAGAGGTTTCTCGAGCCAAAGATTTACTAGTACAACATATTGAAGAGAAAAAGGGTGAATTCATGGAGATCAATAGTGTTCGTCCAAGAGACCTTGTG CGTCGTTTTTGTTCAACACTTGGCATGTCAAATCAAGCAATTCAAGCTGCGGAAGAAGCAGCAAATCGAGTGGAGAGACTGGATATAAG GAGGAATGCTATATCAATAGCTGGAACTATAATATATTTAATATCAGAGTCTTCTATGGAACCACGCGACAAAGTTTCAATTAAAG ATATATGCTTAGTAGCAGGATTAACAGAAGTTACCATTAGATATTGTCATAGAGAACTTTGTGGTTATGCTTCATGGCTCTTGGAAACCTACTTAACTgcgaagaaataa